The window CTGTTTGCAGTTGGATGACTGCGTTGGGTGATTTTCATCAAATGATTGTACTTGATTAAGTTTACAAATGATTCTTTATTTAAGAATCTCAAACCTGtctgaaatatattttttttgtataccGTACgtaaattaatgtttttaatgtAATCTAGCTGTATCTTAGTTTTCAAAAGAGACTAAGCAATACCTAAAATATGTGCTTGTATTGTTCTTTCCAGATAGAGATTCTGTTGGAGAAGTCAGAGAACTTTGACAAGCTTATGGCCGAGGCTGCAGCTGCAGAAGGAGATAATGCGGATGATGAAGAGCAAAGTTAAAAGAAAACGTTTCTCGTTCCTTAGGGCTTTTAGAAACCGTTGTTCACCAAGTAGTCTTGTTTTTTTCGTTACAAAGGTTCATGTCTTTTTGATTTTGAGGTGAGCATGTAGTAAGCCTAGTAATGTTTTTACTAGTGGAGCTCTGAACTGCAATGTTTGAAGTCCATTGGATATGGAGAACATATTTCCTTATTCAGTTATATGAATGTATTCTTTTACTCAGGTTGATGAGATTTATAGGATTTTATTGATTTGTACTTGGTGGGTACTTTGCATCAATTAGCAGAACAACCAGCTCGATGAGGAATATATGGAGCAGCCATAATTTGTAAAGGACACTTGTCGGTCGGATACTTAAGTCTACATGTGTCTGTTTGTAAGAAGGGAGCATATCATCATAAGGGACGGTTCTATACGACAAATGGAGCAATGGACATCAATAATGGAAGCCAAATGAATGAATAGGCTTTCAGTTTTAAGTTTATAAAGGATTGCAAGCCAGCAAATAAACTGATGTTTGGGAATAGAGTACCTATTGTAAACATAATCACAAGATGGACGGTAGGGACTAAGTTTTCTCAAAGAGCTTCTTATTAGTTACTTCATTCTACAGGCCAAGTAGTAACCCAATTATCAATACCAATATCTTGATTTTATCTCTTGCCTTGAAGATGTTGTGCATAGACCATCTGCAAGTACTAGGAGGGTTGCTGCATTCTGAGTGCAGCCCATTATTCTGATGTTGCACATATCCACAGACTTGTTGTACTGATCTGCTTGTGCTACGCTGAGATTGGGGTTTATTGGGTTGCTGTTCTGATTTGCTAGTGCTGCTTTAATTAATATACACCACTGAATTGATCACAGCTGCTGCATAGCTTTGCACCACTACACACAACATATATTAAACCACCAAGATAATTAAGATGCATCAAACTTGAACCATCCATGATGCATCACCATCAAATTGGATATGAAATAATATTACCCATGTTCACCCCACATGTAAGGATGAATGCTTTGGTCTTTACTTGCATTATGAACCAAACCCATatgttaaacaagcttaccaagaaaATTAGCTTGAATTGACCAAAACATATTCAAGTACATAGATCCTAGCTGTGTCCAAGATTCGTTGTCATCACTATACAAGCAACTTGCTCATATAAGCAACTTGACGCCCCAAATTTATGTCTTCTCTGATCTAGTTTGCTAATACAAGCAAAAACACAACTCAAGAAAATTTAACTTAGTTTACAATTTTCcatttgataaaaaatttatctttttaattaaattatcatttaaatatatgtaaatacaAAAAGGTCCCTTGTGAGAAGAAGTTAAAGAGAAACGAGAAACTTCACTATCCCATGTGTGGCTATCAATGGCCCTTTATGTTTGTCCCATGAAAGAGGGTCGTGTTCTTTAGGTGGTTCGTGTAAGGGGTTGTTTGTTTCAAATAGTGGTTAGGAGCTCTGAATGTTTCATACATTTTTAGCTTACTTCTAGGTGATAGTGGATTAGGCATAGTGGTTGGGTTGTAATTTGCATCCCATCTCATCTCTAGCATGCTCGGATAAAAATAAGAGTGCACAGAAATAAGTGCTaggattttttatattattgctTAATTATTCCACCGACATACTTGTGAATATCTACTACTATATAGAGGTAAATAAGGCAAATGATAATCCTTAGAATTAAGGGATTTGATAACAAATTatataatttgaatattttcttttttaatttagtttcttGTTTTCTAACATTTCCTTTTAAGTTGGGTCGTAGTATATTCAACACTTAACTTGTGTAAAGTATCTCAGAGTGGTTCCATCTTTTGATTGGATAAACGGAATGCTCAATATCTTTgcttataaattttcattaatgaAATGCACGTCGACTTCCACATGCTTGGTTTGATTATGTGATACGCATGCTATATGTACATTTTATTCCCTAATTTTGACTCATATTTATGCCATTCTTTtgctttattcttttaatatagTCCGTTTATGCTTATTTAGAGGATTTTACACTTTTTGGTACAGTATTTGTTGTTTTGCCAATTTTTGTAGGTTTTCCTTTATTATCGAGCAGTCACAGGCACTAATTATATTTATCCTCTTACTCTCGGAGGCTTAGTGACCTTAGGAACTAAGTTGGTGACAAAAGGGAAGTCAATTTATTGGAGATTAAAGTTGGGTCATGAAATGACTTGTCACATGCCCAATTCCAATAAGAAACAACCAAGTTATGGCATTTCAAAGATGCAGTGCGCACCGGATTCAAACTAGTCGAATTGTCGACCAGGACCAGTCGACCCGACTGTTTTAGGTCTGCAGATTACTGTTTTCTTTTTGACCCGTGATTTCTTGCCTCATGCTTCCTCCAATCTTTCCCCTTGTATGCTTCAACCCTCCTACTCCCGTGCATCTAATTCTAGTGATAGAGGAGGTTGCTTGTTGGACCATCTCTACCATCATCATGAAAGCAAGTGGATGAGCACTTGAAATCGGCTATAAATACCCTAAGGTTCTTAATGGAAGAAACACCCATCAGCTCATAAGCTGAGCTTAGTTTCATCCTTTCTTCTTCCTTTGTATACTCATGCTTGAGTGTGTTCAAAGTAGTTACTAAGTCCTGAAACTTTCTCCTAGTCTTCATTTGAACACATTCCTTAGCATATTAGTTCTTAATTCAAATGGATTCATTCCATCTGTACACAAGTctaagccttaaattacgaacttcatccccaaatgtcttgtgcaacctatcaatactcttccactccgaagaattagatggatgtgtgagcaagtgacctttcttctcCCTATCTGCAtgtcacctcaaatttaacgcatctttttttatagaaaacaagcgcttgaatctaggtattattggaagataccacaacacCTAAgctgggggccctttagcatcccgagctcCTTCACACTTGTAACGTGATatcccacacctaggacactcttctaagttctcattttcattctaaTACAATAGACAATCAtttggacacgcatgaatcttctggtactctaagctgaaaggacacatgagctttttggcataatatgttgactttggaagttcatttccatcaagaagcatctcacctaacgcttctaataatattgtgaaaccagtgtcactccaattaaactttgacttaatgttgaaaattgtcaacacaatttttagtttggtgaactttgtacatccagggtacaaaggcttttgagaagcctctgtcaacaagttaAAAACACGAGgatgttttcctaactcatcctcgaccccctccatcatctcatcaacacgatatacattctcttcatctgtctcatacccatcaacacgatctatatcttcattgacatcctcaacaccacttttttctttgtaaactgcctcctcaccatgccaaacccaaacataatattgaggcctaaacccacgtcaaagtatgtgctccctaaggatgtCAACACTATTTACCTATTaccacacttgacacatggaAAATAacaaccaactccccccgtcctaacttgatgttcaacgacAATACTATAAATAccccatcaataaattctgacgattcaatgctagcatacatccaagaatgatcttttgtcatcctaagtgtgattaattaattcaaaacaaaattaataatcaatttttaacatatatatatatatatatatatatatatatatatatatatatatatatatatatatatatatatatatatatatatatatcacgcCTCAACATAGTCTTGTAAACCAAGGAAGCTTCATCCTATAATCTCGCCAAGCTGATCAATCTAGGCCAATCTTCAAAACTCTGACCTGCAAGTAAAACTGATGCTTCACTTAAGACTTGTCCAAACACGTTTTTGATACTATTTTTggctatttcaatttttttatgtttagcCATGTTAATACTCATACAAgacatttaaaatttaaatattcaaattatatTAACGGATAAGGTAAGCCATATTAAGTTCCTAAATTTTAGCTTAATttgaattctttttcctatttttaggtaAGGTTAAAAATAACTCCACACTTATAGGaaaacctattattagtaaaactTGTTTGCcaagaaaattatttattcaaatattcaagtaataAAACGAGTAATAACACTTAAATACTTATCAAACACATGTTTATGTTTAATCTAAATTTAACCTTTTCTTATAAAGACAATTAACTCAAGtctttttaattcaaactttattcaacatcttttggacttaaaatatttatcaattaaccactttatatctaatatgattttggacctacttaaacaactaactataattacttaatttatttgtttaatttaatgtgtgttttgaattattatcCCTGAGTTGAGTCTTGAATCTCCCCCTTGATTAAAGTCataaccatattttcctaaatcatatttctaggTGAAGATGAATGATAAGAACAAAcacttagatattttataaaacatattaagttattattaaGTAGAAACTTTTCAAGACTTTAAAAACTGTTTCAAATCAGAATAGTGAATTTGATATAACATAAGaataaaccaataataatacatgcatggataaaaaatcattaatacaaTAAACCATTATCCAAAACCACAAGTAAACGAATATCCAACCACAATACAAGCAAAGATGtaattatcaatattaaattgTAACATCATATCTTATATTGTAAtatcatatcaacattttaataTCACGTGATCATATCATCAATAATAAATCATGATTACCAACAAGCATTTGAATGACCATCAACATGAACATGAAGAATATGAAATGGCATGaacaaatttaaaatgacaTGAACATGAACAATCAAAACAATTAAGCAATCAACATGCAAAATTAAGCTACGATATACTAAGCTACAAtgcaaaataaaaactaaactattacaaaccaaaaaaattctccccctttttgactttcacaAAAAAGAAACAGGGATTAACATGTTTGGGAttgtattttttcaaaaaactaatTGTTtgccaaaataaataaagaaaatgttCATCAAACCAACATATTAAACTACTTCCTAAACCTAGTCTTCCTCTTCTTGAAAGCCTTCGGTTTACCAGGGGGTATAGTCACTTTAGCTATTGAAGTAGCCTCAACAGTTGGTGGTGGTGATGCTTATTTGACTGGGGTGGCAACCTCCTCTTCTTACGtctccttttcctctttctcttcttctttctcctCTTCTCTTCCTTGGCAACCTTCTCCTTCTTTTCATCAGCCTctccctcttcttcttcttcttcttcttcttcttcttcttccacaACCACATCTTCAACGACCatacctttcatttctttcatgaAAGTGTCTAACATAAAGGTTAAAGTAGACACTTTGTCGTGTAAAACAAGGATGGACATTTTCATTTCACTGACCTCAGAATTAAGACACTGGAGGCGTGAATGAGTGGTGTGTTTTTTGAGCTGTAGTTCAAGACGAGAGAGCTTCTTACCGtggatcttttgaagatcctctttcTCGGACAGTGATAAGTGTAAGTATAACTCATACTTACCATGGACTTTGAAAATACCAAGGAGAGGGAGAACATTAATAGAAAGGGATTTAACAAGAATGGTATGCAATAACTTTCCACAAAGATTCAACCCATTGTGGGTAAGTTGTTTTGTTGGAGAAATATCAGAATGAGAGGCAAGAACAAACATATCTTTGGCATTTTTGAAGAGCCACGGAATTGGGGGTGGAATCGTCCATATCAAACGAGAATTTTAGCTAGTCattgattagggttttagagATCACAATCTCTTGGCCTTTAACAAAACTTCTCAAAGCTGGGTACCCATCAACTGTAATGAAAGATAAATTGCAATTGAAGATTTTAACAAGAATGGGGTAAGTGACTAAATCTGGATCTAACAACTTACCAGGAGTTGTTTGGATGAAAGAAAAAACAACTTCAAGATCTTCAAATCGGAAGAAATTATAGTCAAGAAAATCAACGAAAGACAAAGAATGATGCTTGAAATTGTCAATCCATCGTCCAAAAGctgtatgattttcaaatcaatTTTTGGGAACCTTTAAAGAAGTAAGAGGTGAGGGAATGGACGGATTTGGAGTTTTAAGCCCTATAGATTTTGAGGATGCtccttttttgattttatagaaGAATGAGTTAATTTTCTTTTGGGAGCCATGGATGTACTCTTGAAAGCTTGAAAAGGAGAGGAAGGATTTCTTGAAAAAGATggacaaaatcagaaaatttggAATGAAATAAGGGAAGGGACGGTTCACAAGCAtttaaaaagagaaatgaaGTACAATGGATATGTACATCATAAAGTTGTGATTTGACAACTTGGAAAAAAGCAATATTGGATGTGAGTGAAACTTGACCGGTTGTGAGGTGTTTGAGTGACGTGAGGGGATGAAAAAGAAGGGTAATCATGAACCTAATTAAAAACTAGTTAAATTAGGAATAAGTCCATGAACAAGAATTTAAGACATGGTTGACGTCCAATATATAGCACACAAATTTagtttaagaaatttaaatatcctttattaattaaaagtatttaattttaaaaaccccatattttatattttatatatgtaacacatatttttaagaaattgaaatttaattttcaacccTTAAATATATGTACAAATAAGGACACGTatatacaatcataaattttacATGTAAACTAATCATGCAAATAAATTGAAATACTTCCCCTAAATACATACTTAGAATTTAGTAATTATTGTACCTTTACTCCCCCCCTaagttcatgcaacatcatttaacattccaagttccatacgaatatatgcaaaatgatcaggacttaaaggttttgtaaatatatcaacTAATTGATTTTCTGTAGGAATAAAAGATAGAGAAATTTTAAGACATGATTTTAATACATATGCCTATTATTTCATTTCTTACCATTTCGAAAATAACATTCAAGTACtaattagtgttatgtgccaagtttcatgttaaACAAATCAAGTGTAACCTTGTTTAAGCAAGTTGATggaaaaaaaagctaaaaaagccTTAAAAGCCATCTTGAGacataatttcaaatatatgcctattttttcaattctaaacatttcaaaacaaaataaatatactaattagtgttgtacGCCACGTTTCATGtcaaaaaatcaagtttgacctaGTTAAGcaagttagtagcataaaaagccttaaaaaggCATATTGAGACATAGTTTCATACATAtgcctttttttaataataatatatactattagtgttgtttgtcaagtttaatgtcaaacaaatcaattttgaccCTGTTTAAGcaagttagtagcataaaaaactttaaaagccttaaaaagGCATCTTGAGGCATAATTTCATACACAtgcctattttttcaattttaaccattttaaaactataatatTTGCTTATTAGTGTTGTATGCATAGTTGAACCATATCAAAAGCCTCAAAACTatataataattactaattagaTCATAATTTGTATGTCATTTAATTCAAAGGTATTTCTTCAATGTGATATACACGCATGTAGCCAACATCTACATCGTATTCATCCACGGATTatagattaataaaaggcgAGGAGTCCCCAAAAgtatcatattcttcctcatcatcaacatcatctaTACCatggatacttctttttcctggtacaacaatagattattttttatcaatatgGTCTACAGTGTAGAATGCTTGCTTAGCTTATGTAGTTAGTAcaaatggctcctcactatcacacaAATGAATTAAATATATAAGAGTGAATCCTCAAGGGTCATCATTTTTACGCATCTCGATTGCTATCTACTCActtgcatttgaaaagaccaatcgTAAAACTAGAGTAGTCAAGCATATTTCATGTACTCGCCTGGAGTATAATAATTTAGCATCAACTGACGATTTGTCCTTGACACTcacgtaaaatgtagatgacgctaAAATAGAAACACCATTATTATGGACTAATACAACTTTTAAAGTTTAGGCCTTGGGCGATTGCCCTTTGGGCCTATCTTTAGGGCAGACCCTGGTCGTCTTTAGGACTTAGTGCCACTAAATATTATGGACTAATCTTAAATTTAAGGAGTATGAGTTAGAGAGTGTGAGTTAGTGAAAAGAAGAGTGATCAATTACGAGAGTAGTAAGTAGTAAATAAGCAATAGAAGATTAGGGTATAGGAATAATGTTGTGCACCAAGTTAATATGAGACTTTTTTGTAGTCTTTATTTACGGTTcataactataatttttagAGGTATTCATTTGAATTATTGGTTTGATTTTAAAACAGGTGTTTTGAGTTTattttgaaatcaaattttgtatttatgttagacttttacataattataaatttatttttaaagtaaataaaaattaagttcgatataaaattatataaatgtcAGATCGTCAAGTATGGTTTAGCCCAAtgtttcttataaacaaaacaaataagcTTAGACGACGGTGTCTCGCTCCAATAATATGCATATATAAAAAGCATCCTGCAAGTGCAGACCCACCAAAGGAAAATCTTCCTATAAAGTTCAACACTTTTCTTCCCTTATTAAACCCCTGCCCTTTTCTTGCTTAATAATTGTGTATACTTCTACAAGGAGAAAAGCCCTTATTCCCTCTCTTCAGCCACCATGGTAATTTCTCTTCTTGAACTCttccaaatttgatttttgtttttatatgcttattaattgattattgaagatTAATGAATTAATCATATTCtggtgtttttttttgttaatttgggCGTAGACAGGGGAAGCCGTGAATCCAAAAGCATACCCATTGGCAGATGCTCAATTAACAATTACAATTATGGACCTTGTTCAACAAGCTGCTAATTACAAGCAACTTAAAAAGGGCGCTAATGAAGGTTAAACTTGTTCAAGATTAAActtctttaaattttttgtgaattttagGGTTTGTTTTTGGTGGATTTTGATCTTGTTTGTTTATTCGAATCTGCAGCAACAAAAACTCTGAATAGAGGTATTGCTGAGTTTGTAGTTATGGCTGCTGACACTGAGCCTTTGGAAATTCTTCTGCATCTTCCTTTACTTGCTGAAGACAAGGTATGCGTATTTATATTGTTAATAAAACTGCTTTGTTTCCTTGTTTCTATATGAATATTCGATGCTGTTTTTTTCCCGAAACTTTAATATTATGATATGAGAATTTGATATTTCTGAATTGTTTCAATACGCTTCCAAAATCTTTATTTCTTAATGTATTTTAAAGATCATTTACGGACTACAATGATTAATATGGTAAACATGGGAACTATTAAGTTACTTAAAACAAACTTTAAGCTTAggtcatttataaattatagacGCAAAGTTCTATTATGTACGAATGATAGACACTAAAAATCAGAAAGCCCAACCATTGTAGCGTTGTTATTGAATTTTGGTAAAGATGACATGCTGGAGCTTAAACTTACCTTTGATTTCCTCAAGTTAGCTATGACCTATCCCAACCTCTAACCTTTGTATTGAGTAGCCTCCAGACGAAATCTTGAAGGTTGAAGCTTGAGAAagattgaagaaagaacaagagaaaATAATCTTTTCTTAGTTTCCCTAGAAAAAATCTTCAAGGCTTAAAGATTCTTAGTTTCTCGAGAGAATAAAATAGGATTTTGATTTGTGAGGGAAAAAATAAGAAGAGAGATTGATGACTTTGAAGAGGAATGAGGAGAATGAAATTGTCATTATTGAAGCTTTAGGTTGGAGAAAGAACGGAGATGAGAAGGTGATGGGAAGAAAATGGGTTAGAAGTGATTTACGTCAAATGTATTTTGGAAAGTCAAAGGTAAGTTTAAACTCTAACTAAAATGCTTGCGCTTATTGATTTATAGTGGTTGTAACTTGTAAATAACGAACATTGCggctataatttataaatgatctAAACTTTAATGctgtttttaataaattattcagCGTAAATTAAATGGTTTGCTAGTTTTTATTTCCAAGATTATTAAAAGATTGTTGTTTGAAGGGGTGGGTTTTAATTAAAATGGGCTTAAAGGTGCCCGactctttgtgtcattttatgaTATCAAATATATCTACAATAGAAAGTGTGGCtccataatttaatttaattttttgaaccAGAGGTTGTATGTTCAAATTTTGGTCTCCTAGTTATTTATGTAATAACCTTGGTCCTCTTTAACTCTTGGCCTAAGATCTACCATTAATTatcttctttattttttaagggGATCCATAGCCTCATTACTTGCTCTATCTTGGAGTGATTTTAAGGTTTAGCTATCAATATCTTTGACATTGCGCACCCTCTTAGTCTTGTTCAAGCTTGCTCCATTTTGGTTGCTAAAGTAAGAGCTTTTTGACGTTGAGGGGCAAACTCAGTATTATGGTTTTCTTCCGATCACATCTGTCCTTATAATAATCAACTATAATTCTATAACAGATAACATCATGATCATTGTTATTAAAATCTCAATTCTAATTTACGATCCTAGATTGTACGATCCAAAGATAAGCGATTGATGTGCATGGTAGATAGGATTGTAATGTTGGTAGAATCATACGATCTCAGTTGGAATACAATTTTGAATGGTAGGATCGATCCTACGATTCGATCTATCAaacttagggggtgtttggttcgcacaagggaatcggaatggaatgaggaaagggaatgaaggagaaaggaatggattcccctaatttagcctagtcgtttggttGTGTTCAGGAAACAGAATGAACTGCTGaatgattccctttgtgactgtttggttcaaatTAAGGAATTaaaatttgagtttttaaattcttttatattttctccaaaaataagtagttgttatatgataaacttgaaaaatgaacattCATGTCTTTCATGAATGCTTGTAAACAAGCTTCACCAGTAATCTAATGCATCAGGCATCAGACATCAAACAAAACCTCAAACCAAATTTACCTCAAATCAGGAAACAATACAAAAGTATCACACATTCAAAAACATcagtaaatgaaaaaaaaaagaaaaaagaacactCTAGAAACACAAGCCAAACCAGAACTCAACAAATCAACATTTCACATCCTTTACACAAACATTCAGAATAAACATCAAAAGCCTAAAAAAAGATCCAAACAATAATCAACAGCATAACAACACCGATGCTAGCCTCTTCGGTATTAATGGTGAAAAGAATGCCTTCATAACGGATTTCAGACTTTGAAGTTAAACTAATCAAACTACCAAGATAAGAATCTGCAGAACCAGCACTGAAACTAGATCTAGATGCTTCCGCTGCCATTTTTGTCTGGTTTTTTCAAGCAGATGAAACGAAAGAGAGATAGAGAATTGAAGTACAACTACTTCGGAAAGAGTGAgacaattattgattttttctgGGTTGTGATTTGTGAATCCTGTTTTGACGAAAAAGAGAGAAACATCGAAAAGAAGCAAACGAACCCTATGTCTGCATTTACATTTGACAATGGAGGCAGCAGGAGGAACGACGCGCGAGGAAGAGATGAGAACTTGAGGAAGATGAACAAGGCGCGACGAATGGAAGGAGATGCCAACGATTTTGGTGAGGATGGAGGCGCGAGGAAGGAGAAAAATGGTGAGGAAGGAGGCGCGAGTACTGCTTCAGTAGGGTTGCTGAATGAGGGAGGGAATGGAAAGGAAAAGTGGAGGGGGAGGTGGGGAATGAGGTTTACCTCATTTGGGTAAACCTAAAACTGAAATGGGGGAAAGGAAATCATTGAAAATGGAAACCAAACAACATCAAAGGGAATAGGGTattttcattccctttcccttttcttaagacccccaaccaaacgcccccttagtctaatttataattgatttttcttgTACACCACATTGAACTAATATATTTTACATACACAAATACGTTcgaaaatatttcatatttacaaagaaaaaataaaaaaaattgtattgatTTGAAGTTTTAACTAATTATTGAAAGCTTTTCCATTTCATTCCTTATAATGAAGTTAGAGAAATTTTATATCATAATTtgaacttaaaaaaattattatgagtAGACTCAacattttaacatattaaagttCATTTGTACGATCGTACATTCCCATGATTCAATCTTACCAATTCGATCTTATCCTCATAGTCGATTCCAAGTAGAATTCTATTCGATGATGCTCGCATTGTAAAATCTGCTATGTCGGATTCAGCTTATAGAAAATTACTTTCAAACTGCAATATTTCTCAACATTATTTTCCTCTTGGCAGAATGTTCCATATGTTTTTGTGCCCTCAAAGCAAGCCCTTGGCCGTGCATGTGGTGTAACTAGGCCAGTGATTGCTTGTTCTGTTACCTCTAATGAAGGAAGTCAATTGAAAACGCAGATCCAACAACTCAAGGTAACCTCTATTTTTGATAGTTGATACCCATTAgccattaattattttattcttgATTTCTTGAACAAAGTCTGAATTGAATCTCTGAGTGGTTTTTTGGTTATCAAATGCAGGACGCTATTGAGAAACTATTGATTTGAGGGGTGATTAGATGCCTGTTCGGAGTGATAGGTCTCTTGGATTGTAAACGTCTGCTCCTTGGAGGCTTTGACTGATGAAGTTGTTTGTGCCGATAGGGGATAgtctttttttctcttttattcaatatttttgaAGACGGAATATTGAAATACTTGATTTGTGATGTGAGCTAAATTTATATTCTATTGTTGGTgatgaatgaaaatttgaaacttTATTTCCTTTTGAGGTTACCTTTTTTTGTCTTGCCAATTTCTTGAGCACAATGGAGATTCTCTCCTTATACTTGATTTGTGATGTGAGCTCTGGTTGCATGTGAGAAGGTTTGCCTACCCATGTTCATTGGTAAGTTAAACTTCAAAAACTTCTTCTCGCGGAACA of the Amaranthus tricolor cultivar Red isolate AtriRed21 chromosome 6, ASM2621246v1, whole genome shotgun sequence genome contains:
- the LOC130814564 gene encoding uncharacterized protein LOC130814564 encodes the protein MTGEAVNPKAYPLADAQLTITIMDLVQQAANYKQLKKGANEATKTLNRGIAEFVVMAADTEPLEILLHLPLLAEDKNVPYVFVPSKQALGRACGVTRPVIACSVTSNEGSQLKTQIQQLKDAIEKLLI